The following are encoded together in the Anoplopoma fimbria isolate UVic2021 breed Golden Eagle Sablefish chromosome 13, Afim_UVic_2022, whole genome shotgun sequence genome:
- the LOC129101693 gene encoding uncharacterized protein LOC129101693, whose translation MLELFSTRLDVLHSHQASTLQELQMARQEVGKVQEMLTASSQEQQEVAEESESSENKGFPDQQQTLACNESDQPLEGLKPVWRS comes from the exons ATGCTGGAACTGTTCTCCACCAGGCTGGATGTCCTGCACAGCCACCAGGCCTCCA CACTGCAGGAGCTGCAAATGGCCAGACAGGAAGTAGGGAAAGTCCAAGAAATGTTGACGGCATCATcgcaggagcagcaggaagtcGCTGAAGAAAGTGAAAGCTCAGAGAACAAAGGATTTCCAGATCAACAACAGACTTTG GCCTGCAATGAGTCAGATCAGCCACTGGAGGGGCTAAAGCCCGTCTGGAGGAGCTGA
- the LOC129100665 gene encoding uncharacterized protein LOC129100665 — MYVNSSGTENGSYSLTFLGKKVGRHHSVAPAGKQHAWETTNRSTCPEDLALSSRSGRVPVTAQVLEDLPGSIPELKDERPCPIIHNTQFDQYEDNTAAVFHHKTLWMKRWAAFRRWIGGNQRKNPGQEFNRASSESQLSASSDADQPAEAERSQDVKIYIPYKSAELCITQIAEDMAAMKRRHLEMVQELEENLQATAREHQVRWGMREKKGPNTLQP; from the exons ATGTATGTGAACTCGTCTGGAACTGAGAATGGATCTTATTCACTGACCTTCCTGGGAAAGAAAGTAGGGAGACATCACTCTGTGGCCCCGGCAGGCAAGCAAC ACGCCTGGGAGACAACTAACAGGTCTACCTGCCCTGAAGACCTTGCGTTGTCCTCGCGGTCTGGACGGGTCCCTGTCACAGCGCAGGTGCTTGAGGATTTACCGGGCAGCATACCAGAGCTGAAGGATGAGAGGCCATGTCCAAtaatacacaacacacagtttGACCAGTACGAAGACAACACAGCAG CTGTCTTTCATCACAAAACTCTGTGGATGAAGCGATGGGCCGCATTCAGACGCTGGATCGGTGGCAACCAAAGAAAAAATCCTGGACAAGAGTTCAACAGAG CCTCATCAGAATCTCAGCTGTCAGCTAGCAGTGATGCAGATCAGCCCGCAGAAGCTGAGAGGTCACAAGATGTAAAGATCTACATCCCCTACAAGTCAGCTGAGCTCTGTATCACTCAG ATAGCCGAGGACATGGCGGCAATGAAGAGAAGACACTTGGAAATGGTGCAGGAGCTGGAAGAGAACCTTCAGGCCACAGCACGAGAACACCAGGTGAGGTGGGGTATGCGTGAGAAAAAGGGCCCTAACACACTGCAACCGTGA